One genomic segment of Primulina tabacum isolate GXHZ01 chromosome 9, ASM2559414v2, whole genome shotgun sequence includes these proteins:
- the LOC142556970 gene encoding uncharacterized protein LOC142556970, with protein MDSGFRVSIPSGDQIFTSQIVKRLEFRLQKYMVQADLIVLSLLEFDIILGMDWLSLNGAVIDFRQRSVSVRPPSGKPFIFEAARDQQFPHVISCMCARKLMKRGCQKFLASIVSVSEPVSQRLEDVDVVSEFSSIFPGDVSGIPPDREVDFCIEVMVGTVPISKAPYLLAPVEMKELKY; from the coding sequence ATGGATTCAGGGTTCAGAGTATCGATCCCATCCGGGGATCAGATTTTCACTTctcagatagtgaagagattggagtTTCGGTTACAGAAATATATGGTGCAGGCAGATTTAATAGTTTTATCGTTGCTGGAGTTCGAcattattctgggtatggatTGGCTTTCGTTGAATGGAGCTGTCATAGACTTTcgacagaggtcagtgtctGTCCGACCGCCCAGTGGTAAGCCGTTTATTTTTGAGGCAGCCAGAGACCAGCAGTTTCCACatgtcatttcctgcatgtgtgcgaggaagcttatgaagAGAGGCTGCCAGAAATTTTTGGCCAGCATCGTATCAGTGTCagagccagtcagtcagaggctCGAGGACGTGGATGTGGTCAGTGAGTTCTCCAGTATTTTCCCTGGTGATGTTTCAGGCAtcccaccagacagagaggtggacttcTGTATTGAGGTGATGGTAGGTACAGTgccgatctctaaggcaccTTATCTTCTAGCACCCGTAgagatgaaagaactgaaataCTAG